A window from Streptomyces subrutilus encodes these proteins:
- the folP gene encoding dihydropteroate synthase encodes MLRLGRREFDTHEPVIMAIVNRTPDSFYDQGATFRDEPALDRVERAVAEGAAIVDIGGVKAGPGEHVDAAEEARRTVGFVAEVRRRHPDVVISVDTWRHEVGEAVCEAGADVLNDAWGGVDPKLAEVAARYGAGLVCTHAGGAEPRTRPHRIAYEDVMADILRVTVGLAERAAALGVPRESIMIDPGHDFGKNTRHSLEATRRLPEMADTGWPVLVSLSNKDFVGETLDRPVKERLLGTLATTAVSAWLGARVYRVHEVAETRQVLDMVASIAGHRPPAVARRGLA; translated from the coding sequence ATGCTGCGACTGGGCAGGCGCGAGTTCGACACCCACGAGCCGGTGATCATGGCCATCGTGAACCGGACTCCCGACTCCTTCTACGACCAGGGCGCGACGTTCCGCGACGAGCCGGCGCTGGACCGGGTGGAGCGGGCGGTGGCCGAGGGCGCCGCCATCGTCGACATCGGCGGAGTGAAGGCGGGCCCGGGCGAGCACGTGGACGCGGCCGAGGAGGCCCGGCGCACGGTGGGCTTCGTGGCCGAGGTGCGCCGCCGCCACCCGGACGTGGTGATCAGCGTGGACACCTGGCGGCACGAGGTCGGCGAGGCCGTGTGCGAGGCGGGCGCGGACGTGCTGAACGACGCGTGGGGCGGGGTGGACCCGAAGCTGGCGGAGGTCGCCGCCCGGTACGGCGCGGGCCTGGTCTGCACCCACGCGGGCGGGGCCGAGCCGCGCACCCGGCCGCACCGGATCGCGTACGAGGACGTGATGGCGGACATCCTGCGGGTGACGGTGGGCCTGGCCGAACGCGCCGCGGCCCTCGGCGTGCCGCGCGAGTCGATCATGATCGATCCGGGTCACGACTTCGGGAAGAACACCCGGCACTCCCTGGAGGCCACCCGCCGGCTGCCGGAGATGGCCGACACGGGCTGGCCGGTGCTGGTCTCCCTGTCGAACAAGGACTTCGTCGGCGAGACCCTCGACCGGCCGGTCAAGGAGCGGCTGCTCGGGACGCTGGCGACGACGGCCGTCTCGGCCTGGCTGGGCGCCCGGGTCTACCGGGTCCACGAGGTGGCGGAGACCAGGCAGGTGCTGGACATGGTCGCCTCGATCGCGGGCCACCGACCCCCGGCGGTCGCCCGGCGCGGCCTGGCCTGA
- a CDS encoding TIGR00730 family Rossman fold protein, with product MGNPEGSARRPEEQQLGPVLRRRSQVQAGSTTDQRLLDSAGPSEWVHTDPWRVLRIQSEFIEGFGTLAELPPAISVFGSARTPVDSPEYEAGVRIGRALVDAGFAVITGGGPGAMEAANKGAREGSGISVGLGIELPFEQGLNEHVDLGLNFRYFFVRKTMFVKYSQGFVVLPGGLGTLDELFEALTLVQTQKITRFPIVLFGTAYWSGLIDWLRDTVIAQGKASEKDLYLFHVTDDVDEAIALVTKEVGK from the coding sequence ATGGGCAACCCCGAAGGTTCCGCGCGTCGGCCCGAGGAGCAGCAGCTCGGGCCGGTGCTGAGGAGGCGGAGCCAGGTGCAGGCGGGCAGTACGACGGACCAGCGGCTGCTGGATTCGGCCGGGCCCTCCGAATGGGTGCACACCGATCCCTGGCGGGTCCTGCGCATCCAGTCGGAGTTCATCGAGGGCTTCGGCACGCTCGCCGAGCTGCCGCCCGCGATCAGCGTGTTCGGCTCGGCGCGGACCCCGGTGGACTCGCCGGAGTACGAGGCCGGCGTACGGATCGGGCGGGCCCTGGTCGACGCCGGTTTCGCGGTGATCACCGGCGGCGGTCCGGGCGCCATGGAGGCGGCCAACAAGGGCGCCCGGGAGGGCAGCGGCATCTCCGTCGGGCTCGGCATCGAGCTCCCCTTCGAACAGGGGCTCAACGAGCACGTCGACCTCGGGCTGAACTTCCGGTACTTCTTCGTCCGCAAGACGATGTTCGTGAAGTACAGCCAGGGCTTCGTGGTCCTGCCGGGCGGCCTCGGCACGCTCGACGAGCTGTTCGAGGCGCTGACCCTGGTGCAGACCCAGAAGATCACCCGCTTCCCGATCGTGCTGTTCGGCACGGCGTACTGGAGCGGCCTGATCGACTGGCTGCGCGACACGGTGATCGCGCAGGGCAAGGCCTCGGAGAAGGACCTCTACCTGTTCCACGTCACGGACGACGTGGACGAGGCCATCGCGCTGGTGACGAAGGAAGTCGGGAAGTAG
- a CDS encoding DivIVA domain-containing protein, translated as MIVFFFLMIALVVVVAAVTLAVIGGGSEAVLPEAEPDRVADGLPETRPVVRADIDALRLPVAPRGYRMAEVDDVLERLAAELAERDARIAELTAAAGGDGAGAPDADRVDLTKDGGR; from the coding sequence TTGATCGTGTTCTTCTTCTTGATGATCGCGCTGGTCGTGGTCGTGGCAGCGGTCACCCTCGCGGTGATCGGCGGCGGCTCGGAAGCCGTCCTGCCGGAAGCGGAGCCGGACCGGGTGGCCGACGGGCTGCCGGAGACCCGGCCGGTCGTCCGGGCGGACATCGACGCGCTGCGGCTGCCGGTGGCGCCGCGCGGGTACCGGATGGCCGAGGTGGACGACGTACTGGAGCGCCTCGCGGCCGAGCTGGCGGAGCGCGACGCGCGGATCGCCGAGCTGACGGCCGCGGCGGGCGGCGACGGTGCGGGCGCCCCCGACGCCGACCGGGTCGACCTCACCAAGGACGGCGGACGGTGA
- a CDS encoding DNA-3-methyladenine glycosylase I, which produces MTGTVAGPDGLPRCPWGLSTADYVAYHDTEWGRPVHGDDALYERLCLEAFQSGLSWLTILRRREGFRTAFASFEIAKVAAFGPADAERLLADEGIIRNRAKIDATLANAKVLADWEPGELDTLIWSYAPEEPGPAPRTTADVPAVTPASTALAKALKKAGIRFVGPTTAYALMQACGLVDDHLADCVSRGA; this is translated from the coding sequence GTGACCGGTACCGTGGCGGGCCCCGACGGGCTGCCGCGCTGCCCGTGGGGGCTGTCGACGGCGGACTACGTCGCGTACCACGACACGGAGTGGGGCCGTCCGGTCCACGGCGACGACGCGCTGTACGAGCGGCTGTGCCTGGAGGCCTTCCAGTCGGGGCTGTCCTGGCTGACGATCCTGCGCCGGCGGGAGGGGTTCCGTACCGCCTTCGCCTCCTTCGAGATCGCGAAGGTGGCCGCGTTCGGCCCGGCCGACGCGGAGCGGCTCCTCGCCGACGAGGGGATCATCCGCAACCGGGCCAAGATCGACGCCACCCTGGCCAACGCGAAGGTGCTGGCCGACTGGGAGCCGGGCGAACTGGACACCCTCATCTGGTCGTACGCCCCCGAGGAGCCGGGTCCGGCCCCGCGGACCACCGCCGACGTTCCCGCGGTGACCCCCGCATCCACCGCACTGGCCAAGGCCCTGAAGAAGGCGGGCATCCGCTTCGTCGGCCCGACCACCGCCTACGCCCTCATGCAGGCCTGCGGACTGGTCGACGACCACCTGGCGGACTGCGTCTCCCGCGGGGCCTGA
- the dapE gene encoding succinyl-diaminopimelate desuccinylase: MAESELDLTLDAAELTARLVDIPSVSGDEKLLADLVEHALRALPHLTVDRFGNNVVARTHLGRAERVVLAGHLDTVPIADNVPSRLDENDVLWGCGTTDMKSGVAVQLRIAATVPEPNRDLTFVFYDQEEVAADLNGLGKVAEAHPDWLTGDFAVLLEPSDAEVEGGCQGTLRVLLRTAGERAHSARSWMGSNAIHTAGPILAKLAAYEPRRPLIDGLEYHEGLNAVRIEGGVANNVIPDACTVTVNFRYAPDRSEAEALAHVREVFADCDVAEFVVDDSSGGALPGLAHPAAAAFMAAVGGRAMPKFGWTDVARFSALGVPAVNYGPGDALLAHKVDERVETKAILHCEERLRSWLTD; encoded by the coding sequence ATGGCCGAATCCGAGCTGGACCTCACCCTGGACGCCGCCGAGCTGACCGCCCGGCTCGTCGACATCCCTTCCGTGAGCGGCGACGAGAAGCTGCTCGCCGACCTCGTGGAACACGCGCTGCGCGCCCTGCCGCACCTCACCGTGGACCGCTTCGGCAACAACGTCGTCGCCCGCACGCACCTGGGCCGCGCCGAGCGCGTCGTGCTCGCGGGCCACCTCGACACCGTGCCGATCGCCGACAACGTCCCCTCGCGGCTCGACGAGAACGACGTCCTGTGGGGCTGCGGCACGACGGACATGAAGTCGGGGGTGGCCGTGCAACTGCGCATCGCCGCCACCGTGCCCGAGCCCAACCGGGACCTCACCTTCGTCTTCTACGACCAGGAGGAGGTCGCCGCCGACCTCAACGGCCTCGGCAAGGTCGCCGAGGCCCATCCGGACTGGCTCACCGGCGACTTCGCGGTCCTGCTGGAGCCCTCCGACGCCGAGGTCGAGGGCGGCTGCCAGGGCACCCTGCGCGTCCTGCTGCGCACCGCCGGCGAACGCGCCCACTCCGCCCGCAGCTGGATGGGGTCCAACGCGATCCACACCGCCGGCCCGATCCTGGCGAAGCTCGCGGCGTACGAGCCGCGCAGGCCGCTCATCGACGGCCTGGAGTACCACGAGGGCCTCAACGCCGTCCGCATCGAGGGCGGCGTCGCCAACAACGTCATCCCCGACGCGTGCACGGTCACCGTCAACTTCCGCTACGCCCCCGACCGCAGCGAGGCCGAGGCGCTCGCGCACGTGCGGGAGGTCTTCGCCGACTGCGACGTCGCCGAGTTCGTGGTCGACGACTCCTCGGGCGGCGCGCTCCCGGGGCTCGCCCACCCCGCCGCCGCGGCCTTCATGGCGGCGGTCGGCGGCCGCGCCATGCCGAAGTTCGGCTGGACGGACGTCGCGCGCTTCAGCGCGCTGGGCGTCCCGGCCGTCAACTACGGCCCGGGCGACGCGCTGCTGGCGCACAAGGTCGACGAACGCGTCGAGACGAAGGCGATCCTGCACTGCGAAGAACGACTCCGTTCCTGGCTGACCGACTGA